A genomic segment from Drosophila willistoni isolate 14030-0811.24 chromosome 2L unlocalized genomic scaffold, UCI_dwil_1.1 Seg168, whole genome shotgun sequence encodes:
- the LOC6642200 gene encoding kinesin-related protein 8, which translates to MMSDAKKKSSKKNEKPKTKMKTPEKILAKRFDQGDPEVLVKWQEFSLEECTWELLRNMGFCIGLVADFEIECYRREQEQRLYAYLLLQSNGYANPDIKSESSSSDSKSSSSSSSSSSSSGSSSSSSSSSSSTNPPTLANETEFKQLLNTTSVPNTNDVNMALPRITQIQNHSIQPTAGSNVTLMNPEQQQLDKVQEAVAGKPLFLPQALFRSQSDQPNFKLGSESKLVKQTPCPQSFLPSNPNIKQAKENGLQTNQRDCNQDIGTSVRQCAIGLDKKNMQPRKPNMGLALKYKDKEQQFTQPSLIPPQTMLCSQSDQPKFKLGSESKLVKQTPCPQSFLPSNPNIKQAKENGLQTNQRDCNQDIGTGISQCAIKLDKKNMQPRKPNMGLALKYKDKEQQFTQPSLIPPQTMLCSQSDQPKFKLGSESKLVKQTPCPQSFLPSNPNIKQAKENGLQTNQRDCNQDIGTGISQCAIKLDKKNMQPRKPNMGLALKYKDKEQQFTQPSLIPPQTMLCSQSDQPKFKLGSESKLVKQTPCPQSFLPSNPNIKQAKENGLQTNQSGCNQDIGTSIRHCTIKLGKMNFQPGEPNMGQAMKQKEHQFTQPKRIPIRRGTSICTNGSEHLMTKNATKHQRRHTQLETTDCSIQAENASLWSNLRFVTKRTTGPYGLQRALPLEKVISHFDFGKNLFAFVKWRGLAATEAVRLEDLRAQHPYPVIDYMEKLKIYCNF; encoded by the exons ATGATGTCTGATGCGAAAAAAAAGtcatcaaaaaaaaacgaaaaaccaaaaacaaaaatgaagacACCGGAGAAAATCCTTGCCAAACGGTTCGACCAAGGGGACCCTGAAGTTTTGGTGAAATGGCAAGAATTTTCGCTTGAAGAGTGCACGTGGGAACTATTAAGGAACATGGGTTTTTGTATTGGTCTAGtcgctgattttgaaatagaATGTTATAGAAGAGAGCAAGAGCAGAGACTCTATGCATACTTGCTTCTTCAGTCAAATGGATATGCGAATCCAGATATAAAATCAGAATCATCATCCAGCGATAGTAAATCAAGCTCATCTTCTAGTTCATCCTCCAGTTCATCTGGTAGCTCTTCGTCCAGTTCATCTTCAAGTTCATCTACCAATCCACCAACACTGGCTAATGAAACCGAGTTTAAACAATTGCTAAATACCACATCAGTTCCCAATACAAATGACGTTAATATGGCTTTGCCCAGG ATTACACAGATTCAGAATCATAGCATTCAACCGACAGCCGGTTCGAATGTTACATTAATGAATCCGGAACAGCAGCAACTGGACAAGGTACAAGAGGCAGTGGCTGGGAAACCTTTGTTTCTTCCACAAGCACTATTTCGTAGCCAAAGTGATCAACCCAACTTCAAGTTAGGATCCGAATCCAAATTGGTAAAGCAGACGCCATGTCCTCAATCTTTTTTACCATCCAATCCTAACATAAAGCAGGCCAAGGAGAATGGTTTGCAAACTAATCAGAGGGACTGCAACCAGGACATTGGGACCAGTGTAAGGCAATGTGCGATTGGGCTTGATAAGAAGAATATGCAACCAAGAAAACCAAATATGGGTCTGGCCCTGAAATATAAGGATAAGGAGCAACAGTTCACACAACCTTCGCTTATTCCACCACAAACGATGTTGTGTAGCCAAAGTGATCAACCCAAATTCAAGTTGGGATCCGAATCCAAATTGGTAAAGCAGACGCCATGTCCTCAATCTTTTTTACCATCCAATCCTAACATAAAGCAGGCCAAGGAGAATGGTTTGCAAACTAATCAGAGGGACTGCAACCAGGACATTGGGACCGGTATAAGCCAATGTGCGATTAAGCTTGATAAGAAGAATATGCAACCAAGAAAACCAAATATGGGTCTGGCCCTGAAATATAAGGATAAGGAGCAACAGTTCACACAACCTTCGCTTATTCCACCACAAACGATGTTGTGTAGCCAAAGTGATCAACCCAAATTCAAGTTGGGATCCGAATCCAAATTGGTAAAGCAGACGCCATGTCCTCAATCTTTTTTACCATCCAATCCTAACATAAAGCAGGCCAAGGAGAATGGTTTGCAAACTAATCAGAGGGACTGCAACCAGGACATTGGGACCGGTATAAGCCAATGTGCGATTAAGCTTGATAAGAAGAATATGCAACCAAGAAAACCAAATATGGGTCTGGCCCTGAAATATAAGGATAAGGAGCAACAGTTCACACAACCTTCGCTTATTCCACCACAAACGATGTTGTGTAGCCAAAGTGATCAACCCAAATTCAAGTTGGGATCCGAATCCAAATTGGTAAAGCAGACGCCATGTCCTCAATCTTTTTTACCATCCAATCCTAACATAAAGCAGGCCAAGGAGAATGGTTTGCAAACTAATCAGAGTGGCTGCAACCAGGACATTGGGACCAGTATAAGGCATTGTACGATTAAGCTTGGTAAGATGAATTTTCAACCAGGAGAACCAAATATGGGTCAGGCCATGAAGCAAAAGGAGCATCAGTTCACACAACCTAAACGAATACCTATTCGGCGCGGAACTAGCATTTGCACAAATGGTTCAGAGCATCTGATGACAAAAAATGCTACAAAACATCAACGAAGACACACTCAGCTTGAAACGACCGATTGCTCAATTCAAGCTGAAAATGCATCCCTGTGGTCTAATTTGAGATTCGTGACAAAAAGGACGACGGGTCCTTATGGCTTACAGCGAGCACTACCTCTCGAAAAGGTTATCAGTCATTTTGATTTTGGCAAAAATCTGTTTGCATTTGTTAAGTGGAGAGGCCTAGCAGCGACAGAAGCAGTGCGTCTTGAGGATCTACGTGCACAGCACCCCTATCCTGTCATTGACTACATGGAGAAGCTTAAAATTTACTGCAACTTTTGA